One part of the Dyadobacter sp. 676 genome encodes these proteins:
- a CDS encoding aminotransferase class V-fold PLP-dependent enzyme: MNNRRSFFRKSAALGMGAFGINSLFSQLHAAQFLEAEKCWNPASESNEEYWSVIQDAYTASKSEVIILNNGGVSPSPIVVQEALDKYNKAAAQGPSYYMWRIMDKGREPLRQRLAKLAGTDAEEIAINRNATEALNTIIFGLPLEKGDEVIGTLQDYPNMVQAWKQRQMRDGVVYKQLSFDFPIENDEQIVKAYADAITPRTKIIHVTHIINWVGQIMPVKKIAQMAHAKGIEVVCDGAHTFGLLDYKIPDLECDYFGTSLHKFLSAPVGSGMMWIKKDKIGKIWPLLCNSEPKSGNIRKFETLGTRSFPIEQAIGEAINFQEAIGNKRKQDRIHYLKKYWAEKAAQIPGVKIHTSLKPEFSCAIAGVSIEGMKPEELDGKLMKDYRIHTVGINWENIHCVRVTPHVYTKLSDLDKLVDAIDKIAKKSLIF, translated from the coding sequence ATGAACAACCGTCGTTCTTTTTTCCGGAAGAGTGCCGCTTTGGGTATGGGCGCTTTCGGGATCAACAGCCTTTTCAGCCAGTTGCATGCAGCGCAATTCCTCGAAGCCGAAAAGTGCTGGAACCCTGCCAGTGAAAGCAATGAAGAATACTGGTCGGTAATCCAGGACGCATATACAGCCAGCAAAAGCGAGGTTATTATCCTCAACAACGGCGGTGTATCGCCCTCGCCGATTGTGGTGCAGGAAGCTTTGGATAAATACAACAAAGCGGCGGCGCAGGGGCCGTCCTATTACATGTGGCGTATTATGGACAAAGGCCGGGAACCGCTCCGGCAGCGCCTGGCGAAACTCGCCGGTACCGACGCGGAGGAGATCGCAATCAACCGCAATGCGACCGAGGCGTTGAATACCATTATTTTCGGCTTGCCGCTCGAAAAAGGCGACGAGGTGATCGGTACCCTGCAGGATTACCCGAACATGGTGCAGGCCTGGAAACAACGCCAGATGCGCGACGGCGTGGTTTACAAGCAGCTTTCTTTTGATTTCCCCATCGAAAATGACGAGCAGATCGTGAAAGCCTACGCCGATGCGATCACGCCGAGGACTAAAATCATCCACGTGACGCATATCATCAACTGGGTGGGACAGATCATGCCGGTGAAGAAAATAGCGCAGATGGCACATGCCAAAGGCATCGAGGTGGTTTGCGACGGTGCGCATACATTCGGCCTGCTGGATTATAAAATCCCCGACCTGGAATGCGATTACTTTGGCACCAGTCTGCACAAATTCCTCAGTGCCCCGGTCGGCAGCGGGATGATGTGGATTAAGAAGGACAAAATCGGGAAGATATGGCCGCTGCTTTGCAATAGCGAGCCGAAAAGCGGTAATATCCGCAAATTTGAAACGCTTGGCACAAGGAGTTTCCCGATTGAACAGGCCATTGGCGAGGCGATCAACTTCCAGGAGGCGATCGGTAACAAACGCAAACAGGACCGGATCCATTACCTGAAAAAATACTGGGCCGAGAAAGCCGCGCAAATCCCGGGCGTAAAGATCCATACATCCCTGAAACCGGAGTTCTCATGCGCAATCGCGGGTGTGAGCATCGAGGGCATGAAACCGGAAGAGCTGGACGGCAAACTGATGAAGGATTACCGGATTCACACCGTAGGGATCAATTGGGAAAATATCCACTGCGTGCGCGTAACCCCACATGTGTACACGAAGCTCAGCGACCTCGATAAGCTGGTCGACGCAATAGACAAGATCGCTAAAAAAAGTCTGATCTTTTAA
- a CDS encoding M23 family metallopeptidase has translation MTVKRIAGIVLVICIAGLTNRSESSDKIAEYCRTFHQIQIDIRDGAITPDSARAAFGTVMRAIRAEFRRDTCRAVDSSYFVYPVRSYTPRESVGSRGRGYRPDGFDLFDRDVTGSHPAQDLFVRDKDQDVLDDRTWKPIDVLAFTSGLVVATETSWKYDSEFRGGNWIWIYDPCLDGLFYYAHNNIVEVQPGQWVNAGDKISEMGRTGYNAYQKRSPTHLHLMYLQLDADGLPIPANTYEWLKQSAVKDSFGEE, from the coding sequence ATGACAGTCAAAAGAATTGCCGGAATTGTGTTGGTGATCTGTATTGCAGGTTTGACAAACCGGAGTGAATCTTCCGATAAAATTGCAGAATACTGCCGGACTTTCCATCAGATCCAGATTGACATTCGCGACGGTGCGATCACACCCGATTCGGCCCGTGCCGCATTTGGCACGGTAATGCGGGCTATCAGGGCCGAATTCAGGCGGGATACCTGCCGCGCGGTCGATTCTTCCTATTTTGTTTACCCCGTCAGATCGTATACGCCGAGGGAGTCGGTCGGGTCGAGAGGCCGGGGGTACCGCCCCGACGGCTTCGATCTTTTCGACAGGGATGTCACGGGCAGCCATCCCGCACAGGACCTTTTTGTGAGGGACAAAGACCAGGACGTGCTCGACGACCGTACCTGGAAGCCCATCGATGTGCTTGCGTTTACATCCGGGTTAGTGGTGGCTACCGAAACGAGCTGGAAATACGACAGCGAGTTCCGCGGCGGTAACTGGATCTGGATTTACGACCCGTGTCTCGACGGACTTTTTTACTACGCGCATAACAACATCGTGGAAGTGCAGCCGGGGCAATGGGTGAATGCGGGAGACAAAATCTCGGAAATGGGGCGTACCGGCTATAATGCCTATCAGAAGCGCTCGCCCACGCATTTGCATCTCATGTACCTGCAACTCGACGCGGACGGGCTGCCCATTCCCGCCAACACCTACGAATGGCTGAAACAGTCGGCCGTAAAAGACAGTTTTGGAGAAGAATAA
- a CDS encoding glutathionylspermidine synthase family protein, producing the protein MVKLKSLPNPPQAALEKAGWDWALGTDTTPYVVNDMVTVSEQQAESYYEAAATLYDMLIEAGQYAIDHDLYKEMGIPENLVELIKLSWSDDRQIHLYGRFDLAGGFDDEPIKLIEFNADTATCIPETAVVQWAHLRMNGMDESQQFNTLFETLVGQFVYLKEENSDLSPSILFSTMRGYPEDDTNVAVLMEAAKEAGLDVEFAYIDEVEFSNGEGIFYQEREHGHFVRFDFWFKLIPWEYIGSDEPDLASMLTEIVKNRKALVLNPAYTLLFQSKYILKILWDLYPYHPLLLQTERYMLPHKKSVSKVLLGREGANVTIHDKGGEILETAAGEYDGQPRIYQEYVALPTDARGNTYQAGIFFAGEACGLGFRRGGKILDNTAQFVGHVID; encoded by the coding sequence ATGGTAAAACTGAAATCTCTGCCTAATCCCCCGCAAGCCGCATTGGAAAAAGCGGGCTGGGACTGGGCGCTGGGTACCGATACGACGCCCTACGTAGTAAACGATATGGTGACGGTGAGCGAGCAACAGGCTGAAAGCTACTACGAAGCAGCCGCTACCTTATATGATATGCTGATCGAAGCGGGGCAATATGCCATCGATCACGATCTTTATAAGGAAATGGGCATTCCTGAAAATCTGGTGGAACTCATCAAGCTCTCGTGGAGCGACGACCGCCAGATTCATTTATACGGGCGTTTCGATCTCGCAGGCGGTTTTGACGACGAGCCCATCAAACTTATCGAATTCAATGCCGACACCGCCACTTGCATTCCTGAAACGGCCGTTGTACAATGGGCCCACCTGCGCATGAATGGCATGGACGAGTCGCAGCAGTTTAATACGTTGTTCGAAACGCTCGTAGGGCAATTTGTTTATTTGAAAGAGGAAAACAGTGATCTGTCGCCGTCGATACTGTTTTCAACCATGCGCGGCTACCCGGAAGACGACACAAATGTGGCCGTACTGATGGAAGCAGCAAAAGAAGCGGGTCTCGACGTGGAATTTGCTTATATCGACGAGGTTGAGTTTTCGAACGGAGAAGGGATTTTTTACCAGGAACGTGAGCACGGCCATTTTGTACGGTTTGATTTCTGGTTCAAGCTGATACCGTGGGAGTACATCGGCTCCGACGAGCCCGACTTGGCGTCGATGCTGACGGAGATCGTCAAAAACCGGAAAGCGCTGGTTCTGAACCCTGCTTACACCTTGCTGTTCCAGTCGAAATACATTCTCAAAATCCTGTGGGATCTTTACCCGTACCATCCTTTGCTGCTACAAACGGAACGATACATGCTGCCGCACAAGAAATCGGTGAGTAAAGTACTCCTAGGCAGGGAGGGCGCGAATGTTACGATCCACGACAAAGGCGGTGAAATTCTCGAAACCGCGGCCGGCGAATACGACGGCCAGCCCCGTATTTACCAGGAGTATGTCGCCTTGCCTACCGACGCCCGGGGTAATACTTATCAGGCTGGTATATTTTTCGCCGGCGAGGCGTGCGGGCTCGGATTCAGGAGGGGTGGGAAGATATTGGACAACACCGCGCAGTTTGTGGGGCACGTTATCGATTAG
- a CDS encoding aldo/keto reductase gives MQKRRFGRTDWEISEIGYGMWGLAGWTGSDRKETDDSLDLAVESGVNFFDTAWGYGEGLSERILGDLIKRNPGKKLYAATKIPPKNRKWPSRPEYALKDVFPADYIVEYTEKSLQNLGLEQIDLLQFHVWEDAWAQEDEWKEAVQKLTKDGKVAAWGISINRWEPDNALKTLETGLIDAVQVIYNIFDQAPEDNLFPLCRKLDIGVIARVPFDEGTLTGTLTKETTFPADDWRSTYFVPENLNASVDHAEALRADIPEGMTMPELALRFILNNPDVHTTIPGMRKLPHVRANVAVSDGKKLDAAVAERMKAHRWDRQPTKWSQ, from the coding sequence ATGCAAAAACGTCGTTTTGGACGAACCGACTGGGAAATCAGCGAAATAGGTTATGGAATGTGGGGACTCGCGGGCTGGACCGGCTCCGACCGCAAGGAAACGGACGACTCCCTCGATCTGGCCGTCGAATCGGGTGTGAACTTTTTCGATACGGCCTGGGGATACGGCGAGGGACTGAGCGAGCGCATTCTTGGCGACCTTATCAAGCGGAACCCCGGCAAAAAACTCTATGCGGCTACGAAAATCCCGCCGAAAAACCGCAAATGGCCGTCGCGCCCCGAATATGCATTAAAAGACGTATTTCCGGCCGATTACATTGTCGAATACACGGAGAAAAGCCTTCAAAATCTGGGCCTCGAACAGATAGACCTGCTGCAATTTCACGTGTGGGAAGATGCCTGGGCGCAGGAAGACGAATGGAAGGAAGCCGTTCAAAAACTGACGAAAGACGGGAAAGTGGCCGCCTGGGGCATCAGTATCAACCGTTGGGAACCGGATAACGCATTGAAAACGCTCGAAACAGGCCTGATCGACGCGGTCCAGGTGATCTACAATATCTTTGACCAGGCTCCGGAAGATAACCTCTTCCCGCTATGCCGGAAGCTCGATATCGGCGTGATCGCCCGCGTGCCTTTCGACGAGGGGACGCTTACCGGCACATTGACGAAAGAAACCACGTTCCCGGCCGACGACTGGCGCTCGACGTATTTCGTCCCCGAGAACCTCAATGCGAGCGTAGACCACGCCGAGGCTTTGCGCGCCGATATCCCGGAGGGCATGACGATGCCCGAACTCGCATTGCGTTTTATCCTCAACAATCCCGACGTGCACACAACCATTCCGGGCATGCGTAAGCTCCCACACGTGCGCGCGAATGTGGCTGTCAGCGACGGCAAAAAGCTCGACGCCGCCGTGGCCGAACGGATGAAAGCTCACCGCTGGGACCGCCAGCCAACCAAGTGGTCGCAATAG
- a CDS encoding M4 family metallopeptidase: MYQLLFLRNGYDGNGSYPRVLVEWDFADAQWDGLELVRFGLAPNLNSLVTMDIFGHEHAHALTQKTAKLAYQGESGAINESISDIMGATLEFHLLGPNGNYGIAEDADQLRNMSNPQQSFPNWGNAGHAQPDTYLGPDWLPTNDPSDNGGVHRNSGVMNKWYWYMRTGGPTGTALDYAKPAKVVYRAMLFYLHSNSTYYDAAEATIQGAIDAYGACSDIARQAAYAWTLVGISHITPCTDCNFTITTSASPASPACGAPVTLNANCSGSGCAHINSFQWTGNSISQNGKSITINAPAAPGAYTYNVSTIKNGCLLNVAPLNLTTQNSCNFNVSASNSNGNPTPGQGLQLLYSCSGGDCGSVSYAWSGNGVNGSTSPLNINAPGAAGSYTYTVTATRNGCNSKTATTSINVSSGGALNACIESENANGNGPVTSDPNASNGQTRGAENNNNHYVDYVVTGVPSNGVYAVKLRYYSSSAPVVSVSVNGGGGQTVNLANSGSWNIVWAEQSFNVNLNAGNNTIKIQGIGGGSCRQDRICVTGGSGCNPPNPPSVSASPSTINAGASSTLSASNCNGTITWSNGLGNNSSVNVAPASTTTYYATCTANGCTSSQAAVTVTVSGSPNFSQCKESESSPGTGAITSDPNASNGQTRGEENNGNHYVDYAITNVPTAGTYYVKLRYYSSAAPTIAVQVNGGSTQTINLPNSGSWNIVWAEQTFAVNLTAGSNTIRIQGAGGGSCRQDRICVNSNANARMSADELEAKPATGLFVSPNPNSGQFEVSFYLNKGEKTELSVVDMRGNVHFKQTFSGEGIYHQKVSLSNIHSGTYLVQLKGENGSTSIRTVILK; the protein is encoded by the coding sequence ATGTATCAATTGTTGTTTCTGAGAAATGGGTATGACGGAAACGGGTCATACCCGAGGGTTTTAGTGGAGTGGGATTTTGCGGATGCACAATGGGACGGTTTAGAACTTGTTAGATTTGGGCTTGCTCCCAACTTAAATAGCCTAGTTACTATGGATATTTTCGGGCATGAACATGCTCATGCGCTAACCCAAAAGACGGCCAAATTGGCATATCAGGGAGAGTCAGGGGCAATTAATGAATCCATTTCAGATATAATGGGGGCTACTCTTGAATTTCACCTCTTGGGGCCAAATGGTAATTATGGTATTGCCGAGGACGCCGATCAATTAAGAAATATGTCAAATCCTCAACAATCCTTTCCAAACTGGGGTAACGCCGGCCATGCTCAACCCGATACCTATCTAGGCCCCGACTGGCTTCCTACAAACGATCCTTCCGACAACGGCGGCGTCCACCGCAACAGCGGCGTCATGAACAAATGGTACTGGTACATGCGAACAGGCGGCCCCACGGGCACAGCTCTGGATTATGCGAAACCCGCGAAGGTAGTGTACCGGGCCATGTTATTCTACCTGCATTCCAATTCTACTTACTACGATGCCGCCGAGGCAACCATACAAGGTGCGATCGACGCGTATGGTGCCTGCTCCGACATCGCCCGGCAGGCTGCCTACGCGTGGACGCTGGTTGGGATTTCACATATTACGCCTTGTACCGACTGCAACTTTACGATCACAACCAGCGCCTCGCCAGCCTCGCCCGCGTGCGGAGCTCCGGTAACGCTCAACGCCAACTGTTCCGGTTCCGGATGTGCGCACATCAACAGCTTTCAATGGACCGGCAATAGCATTTCGCAAAATGGCAAATCCATCACGATTAACGCACCTGCCGCACCGGGGGCATATACCTACAATGTAAGCACAATTAAAAACGGCTGCCTGTTGAATGTTGCCCCGCTCAATCTCACAACCCAAAACAGCTGTAACTTCAATGTGTCGGCGTCCAACAGCAACGGCAACCCCACGCCTGGCCAGGGTTTGCAGCTGCTTTACAGTTGTTCTGGCGGCGATTGCGGCAGCGTTTCCTACGCATGGAGCGGCAACGGGGTCAATGGCAGTACCTCCCCGCTTAATATCAATGCGCCCGGCGCGGCCGGCAGCTACACCTACACGGTCACCGCTACCAGAAACGGGTGTAATTCCAAAACTGCCACAACCAGCATCAATGTCAGCAGCGGAGGCGCCCTGAATGCCTGCATCGAATCGGAAAATGCAAATGGCAACGGTCCGGTCACCAGCGACCCAAATGCTTCCAACGGACAGACGCGCGGCGCCGAGAACAACAATAATCATTATGTCGATTATGTGGTTACGGGAGTTCCTTCCAATGGGGTTTACGCTGTCAAACTCCGGTATTATTCGTCGAGCGCACCGGTGGTGAGCGTGAGTGTCAACGGAGGCGGCGGGCAGACGGTCAATCTGGCCAATTCGGGCTCATGGAATATCGTATGGGCGGAACAGTCCTTCAATGTTAACCTCAACGCAGGCAACAATACCATTAAAATTCAAGGTATCGGCGGCGGAAGCTGCCGGCAGGACAGGATTTGCGTCACCGGCGGGAGCGGGTGCAATCCGCCGAACCCGCCTTCCGTAAGTGCCAGTCCTTCGACCATTAATGCCGGGGCATCCAGCACGCTTTCGGCATCTAATTGCAACGGGACCATTACCTGGTCCAACGGCCTGGGCAACAACAGTTCCGTGAATGTAGCCCCGGCATCGACCACGACCTATTACGCCACCTGCACTGCTAACGGCTGTACGAGCAGCCAGGCGGCGGTGACGGTAACCGTGAGTGGCTCTCCCAATTTTAGTCAATGCAAAGAATCCGAATCATCGCCCGGCACGGGAGCCATAACCAGCGACCCGAATGCCTCGAACGGCCAGACGCGCGGCGAGGAGAACAACGGCAATCACTATGTCGACTACGCCATTACAAATGTTCCCACAGCCGGTACTTACTATGTAAAACTCCGCTATTACTCTTCCGCTGCGCCCACGATAGCTGTGCAGGTGAATGGAGGAAGTACTCAAACCATTAACCTGCCTAACTCCGGTTCCTGGAACATCGTTTGGGCGGAACAAACGTTTGCCGTCAACCTGACCGCGGGCAGCAATACTATCCGCATTCAGGGAGCTGGTGGCGGTAGTTGCCGGCAGGACCGCATCTGCGTTAATAGCAACGCCAACGCCAGGATGAGTGCCGATGAACTGGAAGCCAAACCGGCAACCGGTCTTTTTGTCTCTCCCAATCCAAATTCGGGACAATTCGAAGTTTCCTTCTATCTGAACAAAGGAGAAAAAACGGAGCTATCCGTGGTGGATATGCGGGGTAATGTGCATTTTAAACAGACGTTCTCCGGCGAAGGGATTTACCATCAAAAGGTTTCACTGTCAAATATCCACTCCGGTACTTACCTGGTACAATTAAAAGGAGAAAACGGCAGCACGTCCATCAGGACTGTCATTTTAAAGTAA
- a CDS encoding carboxymuconolactone decarboxylase family protein, with protein sequence MPHIPLPEHLPGITGLLEYSRVTAEPIRQLTQFILRGENSLSPGERELIATIVSHSNECRFCTAAHTAAADLLLGESDTCAIMKQDIDAAPVSGKMKALLKIAAKVQQSGKAVTAEAVANAKAQGATDVEIHDTVLIAGLFCLYNRYVDGMATVAPADPQFYKGLGQRLVDYGYNRLPNGYDHLKKQN encoded by the coding sequence GTGCCTCACATACCTTTACCGGAGCATTTGCCTGGCATTACGGGCTTGCTGGAATACAGCCGCGTAACGGCAGAGCCTATACGCCAGCTGACGCAGTTTATATTACGAGGTGAGAATTCGCTGTCGCCCGGGGAGCGGGAGCTGATCGCGACCATCGTGTCGCATAGCAATGAGTGCCGTTTTTGCACGGCAGCACACACGGCCGCGGCCGATCTGTTACTGGGGGAAAGCGATACCTGCGCGATCATGAAGCAGGATATCGACGCCGCACCGGTTTCCGGCAAGATGAAAGCATTGCTGAAAATCGCCGCCAAGGTGCAGCAAAGCGGCAAAGCAGTGACTGCCGAAGCGGTTGCAAATGCAAAAGCGCAAGGTGCGACGGATGTGGAAATCCACGACACGGTACTGATCGCCGGGCTTTTTTGCCTCTATAATCGCTATGTCGACGGCATGGCGACCGTCGCTCCGGCGGATCCTCAATTTTATAAAGGTCTCGGCCAACGTTTAGTGGATTACGGTTACAACCGACTGCCCAACGGTTATGATCATTTAAAAAAACAAAACTGA
- a CDS encoding DoxX family protein, with translation MLKRFLKPIKLPASVDWAVLILRIGVSCLMLTHGYAKLTGFLSGDHSFADPIGIGEEFSYFLTICAEFGCSILVILGLGTRLALIPLIFTMCVVVFIVHARDAFDMKEHGLQFLFAYIALFLTGPGRFSIDSKLYR, from the coding sequence ATGCTCAAAAGGTTTCTGAAACCGATTAAATTGCCCGCGTCGGTCGACTGGGCGGTGCTCATTCTCCGGATCGGCGTTTCATGCCTCATGCTCACGCACGGCTATGCGAAGCTGACCGGCTTCCTCAGCGGCGACCATTCTTTCGCCGACCCGATCGGGATAGGCGAGGAATTTTCCTATTTCCTGACTATCTGCGCCGAATTCGGCTGCTCGATCCTCGTTATCCTCGGCCTGGGTACCCGTTTGGCGCTCATACCGCTCATTTTTACCATGTGTGTGGTAGTATTCATCGTGCATGCGAGGGATGCATTCGATATGAAGGAGCATGGCCTGCAGTTCCTTTTCGCTTACATCGCATTATTTCTTACCGGGCCAGGCCGGTTTTCGATCGACAGCAAATTGTACCGGTAG
- a CDS encoding carboxymuconolactone decarboxylase, with translation MAHIALPDESLPGIVGLFNFRPETAGPLQLLAETLLRGESPIPSGERELIASYVSLLNDTHFCHTSHGSAAMAHLGYDLSLIDDIKNGFRVIEVSPKLRALLNIAAKVQQSGKAVTDEDIAAARAQGAGDREIHDTVLIAAAFCMFNRYVDGLGTWAPQDNEAYREMGQRMAFTGYVRYPVKQDAVEA, from the coding sequence ATGGCGCATATTGCTTTACCCGACGAATCGCTTCCCGGCATTGTCGGACTCTTCAACTTCCGGCCCGAAACGGCTGGCCCGCTGCAGTTGCTGGCGGAAACGCTCCTGCGCGGCGAATCACCGATCCCAAGCGGTGAACGTGAACTGATTGCTTCTTATGTGTCGCTGCTCAACGACACGCATTTTTGCCACACTTCCCACGGTTCGGCCGCGATGGCGCATCTTGGTTACGACCTGAGCCTGATCGACGACATCAAAAACGGCTTTCGGGTGATCGAAGTGTCGCCCAAGCTTCGTGCATTGCTGAATATCGCCGCCAAGGTGCAGCAAAGCGGCAAAGCCGTAACCGACGAAGACATCGCCGCTGCCCGTGCACAGGGTGCCGGTGACAGGGAAATCCACGACACGGTGCTGATCGCCGCTGCATTCTGCATGTTTAACCGCTATGTCGATGGCCTCGGTACCTGGGCGCCGCAAGACAACGAGGCATACCGCGAAATGGGCCAGCGGATGGCGTTTACGGGATATGTAAGGTATCCGGTGAAGCAAGATGCAGTCGAAGCATAG
- a CDS encoding cupin domain-containing protein: protein MPFVNFKTNKVVKIWDGIYGTLGHSEQQTFGHFTIDAGTVLPEHSHFHEQWCHVLEGELEFTVDGETMLLTPGMTAHIPPHAPHSAVAHTQCKVIDCFTPARQDFIELEKQS from the coding sequence ATGCCTTTCGTCAATTTCAAAACCAATAAAGTAGTCAAAATCTGGGACGGGATCTATGGGACGCTGGGCCACTCCGAGCAGCAGACTTTCGGGCATTTCACGATCGACGCCGGGACGGTACTGCCGGAACACAGCCATTTCCACGAGCAATGGTGCCATGTGCTTGAAGGGGAACTGGAATTTACCGTCGATGGCGAAACGATGCTGCTTACACCGGGCATGACCGCCCACATTCCGCCGCACGCACCGCATTCCGCCGTAGCGCATACGCAATGCAAGGTAATCGATTGCTTTACGCCCGCGCGCCAGGATTTTATTGAGCTCGAAAAGCAATCGTAA
- a CDS encoding isoamylase early set domain-containing protein — protein sequence MALTKQFVKSKSVYKVTFTVPAEAAPEAKKVALVGEFNGWNPEEAIALKKQKDGSFKTSLELSAGEYQFRYILDGEKWENDWAADKYVPAGVEATENSVVVL from the coding sequence ATGGCATTAACAAAACAGTTTGTAAAAAGTAAATCTGTTTACAAAGTAACGTTTACCGTTCCTGCTGAGGCCGCGCCGGAAGCGAAGAAGGTTGCCCTTGTAGGCGAATTCAACGGCTGGAACCCGGAAGAAGCCATCGCATTGAAAAAACAGAAAGACGGTTCATTCAAAACCAGCCTCGAACTGAGCGCCGGCGAATACCAGTTCCGCTACATCCTCGACGGCGAAAAGTGGGAAAACGACTGGGCAGCAGACAAATACGTCCCTGCCGGCGTAGAAGCTACCGAGAAT
- a CDS encoding SDR family oxidoreductase: protein MNTFENQVAVITGAASGLGLVIAHKLLNEGARVGLLDLNEKALNEEFVGNATHEELIGVDVTDEGLVAKAVQRVVERFGKIDILINCAGITGTTNIKSHEVDAVNLQKVFNVNFMSSFYTAKAVLPYMLRNNYGRILHVASIAGKEGNAGMLAYSASKAAVIGMAKVQGKEYAETGVTVNALAPAVIQTPLVDAMPEAQVKYMTDKIPMKRCGTLEEAANMAAFIVSAENSFTTGFTFDLSGGRATY from the coding sequence ATGAACACTTTCGAAAATCAGGTGGCCGTCATAACCGGGGCTGCGTCCGGCCTTGGCCTGGTGATCGCCCATAAATTGCTGAACGAGGGAGCCCGCGTAGGCCTTCTGGATCTGAATGAGAAAGCATTGAACGAGGAATTTGTAGGCAATGCAACGCATGAAGAGTTGATCGGTGTGGATGTTACCGATGAAGGGCTTGTCGCCAAAGCGGTACAACGGGTGGTGGAACGGTTTGGAAAAATAGATATACTCATCAATTGTGCGGGGATTACGGGCACTACCAACATCAAAAGCCACGAGGTGGATGCGGTCAATTTGCAAAAGGTGTTCAATGTCAATTTTATGAGCAGTTTTTATACCGCTAAGGCGGTGTTACCGTATATGCTTCGAAATAATTACGGGCGTATTCTGCACGTCGCGTCGATCGCCGGGAAAGAGGGGAATGCGGGTATGCTGGCGTATTCGGCTTCGAAAGCCGCGGTGATCGGGATGGCAAAAGTGCAGGGTAAGGAATACGCCGAAACAGGGGTTACGGTGAATGCGCTGGCCCCCGCGGTTATTCAGACTCCCCTGGTAGACGCCATGCCCGAAGCGCAGGTCAAGTATATGACCGACAAGATTCCGATGAAGCGGTGCGGCACCCTCGAAGAGGCCGCAAATATGGCTGCATTTATCGTTTCTGCCGAAAACAGTTTTACTACCGGATTCACTTTCGACCTGTCGGGAGGAAGGGCGACATATTGA